In one window of Lacticaseibacillus casei DSM 20011 = JCM 1134 = ATCC 393 DNA:
- a CDS encoding putative quinol monooxygenase, which yields MKVINVTLKVKPELTDKYRHFISLLVEGSRAEAGNLSYDHFQSLTDPNKYEIIEHWQDAAAVELHNQTAHFQKFLAGIDDFLAEPLEIVRMDYAE from the coding sequence ATGAAAGTCATTAATGTCACGCTAAAGGTAAAACCGGAACTGACGGACAAGTATCGTCACTTCATCAGTCTGCTGGTCGAAGGATCACGTGCCGAGGCTGGCAATCTTAGCTACGATCACTTCCAAAGCCTCACCGACCCCAACAAATATGAAATCATCGAGCATTGGCAAGACGCCGCAGCTGTCGAACTACATAACCAAACGGCGCATTTTCAAAAGTTTCTGGCGGGGATTGACGACTTTTTGGCGGAACCGCTTGAGATTGTGCGGATGGATTATGCGGAGTAA
- a CDS encoding nucleoside deaminase, which yields MYQKSFMEIADEEARVNVNGSDGGPFGCVIVKDGKIVSRAHNQVLVDHDPTAHGEITAIRKAGQAPGTHDLSGCELYTSAMPCPMCLSAIIWANIKQVYYGNAADDAAAIGFRDAAIYDFINDGLKGKMLSLSQHDRDMTIGAFKAYQVAQKKLY from the coding sequence ATGTATCAAAAATCGTTTATGGAAATTGCCGATGAAGAAGCGCGTGTCAATGTTAATGGATCAGATGGCGGTCCTTTTGGTTGCGTCATCGTCAAGGACGGGAAGATCGTGAGTCGCGCTCATAATCAGGTTTTGGTCGATCACGATCCGACTGCACACGGTGAAATTACTGCCATCAGAAAAGCCGGGCAAGCGCCGGGAACTCATGATCTGTCCGGTTGCGAGCTTTATACTTCGGCGATGCCGTGTCCAATGTGCCTTAGTGCGATCATCTGGGCCAATATCAAACAGGTTTATTATGGCAACGCGGCGGATGACGCTGCTGCGATCGGTTTCAGGGATGCAGCCATCTATGACTTCATTAACGATGGGCTGAAAGGGAAGATGCTTTCGTTGAGTCAGCATGATCGGGATATGACGATTGGTGCTTTTAAAGCGTATCAAGTGGCCCAAAAGAAACTGTATTAG
- a CDS encoding Gfo/Idh/MocA family protein has product MLTIGVMGLGSIAQKAYLPVYAQMQDQVQWLLSTRDEDKLQQLSKQYGLAAAGNSLEALDAKQLDAVMIHTPTETHYQYVKHFLEKGVHVFVDKPLATDMGQVNELYDLAESQHVMLTVGFNRRFAPMIQDLAQVADKTGVRVDKNRIDALDDTKHALWDLFIHPVDTALMLAGYPEKPNTRYALHTTSDGQLQQASVTFTAPGIRGEAGIDLQAGTNLEEAQVASPSGVQRVQNLDQLVVYGRGGASQTFAPNWQPMLETRGFASIVQAFVQAVADPDSKNPVSPATSQLAHAVVADLVNQIQE; this is encoded by the coding sequence ATGTTAACGATTGGTGTCATGGGCTTGGGCTCAATTGCCCAAAAAGCATATTTACCGGTTTATGCACAAATGCAAGATCAAGTGCAGTGGCTGTTGAGCACCCGCGATGAAGATAAATTACAACAACTGTCAAAGCAATATGGGCTGGCTGCGGCGGGGAATTCGCTGGAAGCGTTAGACGCAAAGCAGCTTGATGCGGTCATGATTCACACGCCAACAGAAACTCACTATCAATATGTCAAGCACTTTTTGGAAAAGGGCGTGCATGTCTTTGTCGATAAGCCACTAGCAACCGATATGGGACAAGTTAATGAACTTTATGACTTGGCCGAATCCCAGCACGTGATGTTGACGGTCGGGTTTAATCGTCGGTTTGCCCCAATGATTCAGGATCTGGCCCAGGTGGCAGATAAGACCGGTGTGCGCGTCGACAAGAACAGGATTGACGCACTTGATGACACAAAACATGCCTTGTGGGATCTCTTCATTCATCCAGTGGACACAGCGCTAATGTTGGCGGGTTATCCTGAAAAACCCAACACGCGATATGCGTTGCATACAACTTCAGATGGTCAACTTCAACAGGCAAGCGTGACCTTCACCGCGCCTGGCATTCGTGGTGAGGCCGGTATTGATTTGCAGGCCGGCACCAACCTTGAAGAAGCGCAAGTTGCGTCTCCGAGTGGCGTCCAAAGAGTGCAGAATTTAGATCAGCTGGTTGTTTATGGACGTGGCGGTGCGTCACAAACATTTGCGCCGAATTGGCAGCCAATGCTGGAGACACGTGGCTTCGCTTCAATTGTTCAAGCCTTCGTACAGGCTGTCGCCGATCCAGACAGCAAGAATCCGGTATCACCTGCGACCAGTCAGCTGGCACATGCTGTTGTCGCGGATCTGGTTAATCAGATTCAAGAATGA
- a CDS encoding IS30 family transposase, protein MHEQDITRRQPGHHLSQMERGRIAELYATGTSKREIAAKIGVCHQTINNEIDRGTVKQAKRINGKLIYHTEYSPEAAQTRYETARLNCHRPDKFAATSHFLAWYVNQAKTEHWSPDAAVGAARRAKLFTPEEMVCTTTLYRYIDDQRLEIRNIDLVEKANRRTKQHKSTKHKRLAGRSIEERPKAVERRKQFGHWEMDTVVGKRNGRESVILSLIERKTRCQLLRLIDGRDSDSVEFALREIKLEWGDCLRTITADNGPEFSTLDKAFEDTDTDIFYAHSYTSCDRGSNEAHNRMIRRDYPKGESLDDVSPSQVLATQDRLNGLPRRKLDYRGPQECFETEVRRTRRSAQHVS, encoded by the coding sequence ATGCATGAACAGGATATCACACGTCGTCAACCAGGTCATCATTTGTCTCAAATGGAACGCGGTAGAATTGCAGAACTTTACGCCACCGGCACCTCCAAACGCGAAATTGCTGCCAAAATTGGCGTCTGCCATCAAACCATCAATAATGAGATTGACCGAGGGACTGTCAAGCAGGCTAAGCGCATTAATGGCAAACTGATCTATCATACGGAATATAGTCCTGAAGCTGCTCAGACGCGCTATGAGACCGCACGTCTGAATTGTCATAGGCCGGATAAATTCGCCGCTACAAGCCACTTCCTGGCCTGGTACGTTAATCAGGCCAAGACTGAACACTGGTCGCCTGATGCAGCCGTTGGCGCCGCACGGCGAGCCAAGCTATTCACCCCTGAGGAGATGGTGTGCACAACCACTTTATATCGCTACATCGATGATCAACGCTTAGAAATTCGGAACATCGATCTCGTGGAGAAGGCAAATCGGCGGACCAAGCAACACAAGAGCACTAAGCATAAGCGCCTAGCCGGCCGCAGTATTGAGGAGCGTCCTAAGGCTGTCGAACGCCGCAAGCAGTTCGGACATTGGGAGATGGATACCGTTGTCGGGAAACGCAATGGCCGTGAGAGCGTCATCCTTAGCCTGATTGAGCGGAAGACTCGTTGCCAACTTCTCCGACTGATCGACGGCCGAGACTCGGACTCTGTGGAGTTTGCGTTACGAGAAATCAAGCTTGAGTGGGGTGACTGTCTGCGCACGATTACCGCAGACAATGGCCCGGAGTTCTCGACTCTGGATAAGGCCTTTGAGGACACAGATACAGACATCTTCTACGCGCATTCATACACCTCATGCGATCGCGGCTCCAACGAGGCCCACAATCGCATGATTAGACGTGACTACCCAAAAGGCGAGTCGCTGGATGATGTTAGTCCCAGCCAGGTGCTGGCTACCCAAGACCGTCTTAACGGGCTTCCCCGGAGAAAGCTAGACTACCGTGGCCCCCAGGAGTGTTTTGAGACCGAAGTGCGCCGGACTCGGCGTTCAGCACAACACGTAAGCTAA
- a CDS encoding histidine phosphatase family protein: MTKRLYLVRHGETSMNAARLLQGITNANLTAKGQDAADRLGELLQPVPFAKAFSSDRTRTLETAKRILAGHEPKLPLVALSALREYYFGGLEGDPGNAIMARTIRRYGLTTAWRAWVGSKRFPGLVRSIRNADPTHQAEDFPDLLARARQAFEQVDAQSPDDSDILVVSHGLLLSALIYQLAPDKLPFSLLKNTSVTRIDIVNQKMRVRGVNLTREQDILALRHDEPETDDAAKNEAK, translated from the coding sequence ATGACCAAAAGGCTATATTTAGTCAGACATGGTGAAACGTCGATGAACGCGGCGCGGCTACTACAAGGGATTACGAATGCCAATTTGACTGCAAAAGGGCAAGATGCAGCCGATCGATTGGGTGAGTTATTGCAGCCGGTGCCGTTTGCCAAAGCCTTTTCGAGTGATCGAACGCGGACACTGGAAACGGCCAAACGGATTCTTGCCGGGCATGAACCTAAGCTGCCGTTAGTGGCGTTGTCCGCCTTGCGCGAATATTATTTTGGTGGTTTAGAAGGTGATCCAGGCAATGCCATTATGGCCCGGACGATTCGCCGTTATGGGCTGACAACGGCGTGGCGGGCTTGGGTCGGATCAAAACGTTTTCCGGGATTAGTCCGGTCAATTCGCAACGCCGATCCGACGCATCAAGCGGAAGATTTCCCCGATTTGTTAGCGCGCGCCCGCCAAGCCTTTGAGCAGGTGGATGCGCAGAGCCCGGATGACAGCGATATTTTGGTCGTCTCGCACGGCTTGCTTTTAAGTGCTTTGATTTATCAGCTGGCACCTGATAAGCTGCCATTCAGCTTGTTGAAAAATACCAGCGTGACGCGAATTGATATTGTGAATCAGAAAATGCGCGTCCGTGGCGTGAATCTGACGCGAGAACAGGACATTTTGGCCTTGCGCCATGATGAGCCGGAAACTGATGATGCCGCTAAAAATGAAGCGAAATGA
- a CDS encoding ISNCY family transposase produces MKKVVLTMKEEERYRVIKAVVNGKTSVQRAAVKLKRSERTIYRLIKLYKQQGKDGFIHGNAGREPANKRNAQLERQIIHLYTNKYAGFNIAHFHEFLTTAEQIAISESSLRLLFRHHHILSPKAHKATKRRVKRELKEKEKKAKLLSKRDEATLSAIEVVENIKAHPERPRKHYSGEQVQMDASWEYWFGTQKTTLHAAIDDQSGNVVGGYFAKQETLSGYYHVFAQVLRDYGAPAEFLTDRRTVFNSNKKEGSPSTENPLTRFGYACQTLGTELSATSIPQAKGRIERLLETFQDRLTSELRLHNITTIADANRFLVGFIKRYNDRFASTIKSSMSVFEKQLTPKEIDNILIIANERSIGHGHCVRFDNKRYLPHRNGELVYLPPHTKVLVIRSFTGRLYMTTDDDQVYDLFCVPKEQFMSAKFDLTPAAAPTPKRTKKIPAITHPWRRTNYRDYLDSLGINRTRVKQLVAERYPYKNSQAIQV; encoded by the coding sequence ATGAAGAAGGTTGTCTTAACAATGAAAGAAGAAGAACGTTACCGAGTCATCAAAGCAGTGGTCAATGGTAAGACCTCCGTGCAACGCGCAGCCGTTAAGCTCAAGCGCTCCGAACGAACCATCTACCGACTGATCAAGCTTTACAAGCAACAAGGCAAAGACGGCTTTATCCATGGTAATGCCGGCCGTGAGCCTGCCAACAAACGCAACGCGCAACTCGAACGCCAGATCATTCATCTGTACACCAACAAGTATGCCGGTTTCAACATCGCTCATTTCCACGAGTTCTTAACCACTGCCGAACAAATCGCCATCTCCGAATCCTCACTCCGGCTCTTATTCAGACACCACCACATCCTTTCACCCAAAGCCCACAAGGCCACGAAACGTCGGGTCAAGCGTGAGTTAAAAGAGAAAGAAAAGAAGGCCAAGCTCCTATCCAAACGTGATGAAGCCACCTTGTCAGCCATCGAGGTCGTTGAAAACATCAAAGCCCATCCAGAACGTCCTCGGAAACATTATTCTGGTGAACAGGTACAAATGGATGCTTCCTGGGAGTATTGGTTTGGTACTCAAAAAACCACCTTACACGCAGCCATTGATGATCAGTCCGGGAACGTTGTCGGCGGCTACTTTGCCAAACAAGAAACACTCAGCGGCTATTATCATGTGTTTGCCCAAGTCCTTCGCGATTATGGCGCTCCAGCAGAATTCCTAACGGATCGGCGCACCGTGTTTAACAGCAACAAAAAAGAGGGCTCACCTTCGACCGAGAACCCTCTTACACGTTTCGGTTATGCCTGCCAGACACTTGGAACAGAACTTTCGGCCACCAGTATTCCGCAAGCCAAAGGCCGTATAGAACGTCTTCTGGAGACTTTTCAAGATCGGCTCACAAGTGAACTGCGGTTGCATAACATCACCACAATCGCAGATGCCAATCGGTTTTTGGTCGGCTTTATCAAGCGTTACAATGACCGCTTCGCATCTACCATCAAAAGTAGCATGTCGGTGTTTGAGAAGCAACTAACACCCAAGGAAATTGACAATATTTTGATCATTGCCAATGAACGCAGCATCGGCCACGGACATTGTGTTCGCTTTGATAACAAACGCTATCTGCCACACCGGAATGGCGAATTGGTTTACTTACCACCGCATACAAAGGTCTTAGTCATCAGAAGCTTCACGGGCAGACTTTATATGACCACTGATGATGACCAGGTGTACGATCTTTTCTGTGTGCCAAAAGAACAGTTCATGTCAGCCAAATTCGATCTTACGCCAGCTGCGGCACCAACTCCTAAACGAACCAAGAAAATCCCGGCAATTACGCATCCGTGGCGCCGCACCAACTATCGCGATTACCTTGATTCTCTTGGCATTAACAGGACAAGGGTTAAACAGTTGGTCGCCGAACGATATCCATACAAGAATTCACAAGCGATTCAAGTCTAA
- a CDS encoding C69 family dipeptidase, which yields MKIESACSSILVGKKASIDGSTMIARNDDTFSPLTPQRFYMHAGWKGEKSLHVKSPLNGFEADLPENGYRYNAVPNVENDKLGDYEESGINERNVAMSATESTYGNERALGFDPLVKDGLDEDLIVNMVLPFIESARHGVEYLGQLIKQYGSPAGNSVLFSDKDSVWYMEIVTGHHWVAQRIPDDAYAIAANQVAIQQVDFEDTDNFAWSEGIQEFVEDHHLNTDKEGWNFRHIFGTMNEKDRHYNTPRVWYGHKLLNPEIAADPESADLPFIMRTDHLITREDIAQILGSHYNETPFDPYGHGADADRFRYRPIGLNRTQNSHILQLRSDVQEGLAAIMWLAIGMPTFSPYVPFYCNANDTDPSYSKTPKTFDLDADSAYWLHRLLDVLVEAHYTQFIQADRDYLTALNRDYREMLQSFDEGAKELGAKELTQYLTEANYKIVAHTKAATKALINDYVMESLKLSKLTFNMDKNL from the coding sequence ATGAAAATTGAATCTGCATGCTCTTCGATTCTGGTTGGTAAGAAGGCCAGTATCGACGGTTCAACGATGATCGCTCGTAACGATGATACGTTTAGTCCCTTGACACCGCAACGTTTCTATATGCACGCTGGATGGAAAGGCGAAAAATCATTACACGTCAAGTCACCGCTTAATGGGTTTGAGGCGGACTTGCCGGAAAATGGTTATCGCTATAATGCCGTTCCTAATGTTGAAAATGATAAGCTCGGCGACTACGAAGAAAGTGGTATCAACGAGCGCAATGTCGCGATGTCCGCAACCGAAAGTACTTACGGTAATGAACGGGCGTTGGGCTTCGATCCGCTTGTCAAAGACGGTCTTGATGAAGATCTGATCGTTAACATGGTGCTGCCATTCATCGAATCCGCGCGCCATGGCGTTGAATACCTCGGCCAGCTGATCAAACAATACGGTTCGCCCGCAGGTAATTCTGTCCTGTTCTCTGACAAAGACAGTGTCTGGTACATGGAAATCGTCACCGGCCATCACTGGGTCGCTCAGCGTATCCCTGACGACGCTTATGCCATTGCGGCCAATCAAGTTGCCATTCAGCAGGTTGACTTCGAAGACACCGACAATTTTGCCTGGAGCGAAGGCATTCAGGAATTTGTTGAAGACCATCATCTCAATACCGACAAAGAAGGTTGGAACTTCCGCCACATTTTCGGCACGATGAATGAAAAAGATCGCCACTATAACACGCCGCGGGTTTGGTACGGTCACAAGCTGCTCAATCCGGAAATCGCGGCAGATCCTGAATCAGCTGACTTACCGTTTATCATGCGGACCGACCATCTGATCACTCGCGAAGATATTGCCCAGATTCTTGGCAGTCATTACAACGAGACGCCTTTTGATCCTTATGGCCACGGTGCGGATGCCGACCGCTTCCGCTATCGTCCGATCGGCTTAAACCGCACCCAAAATTCCCACATCCTGCAACTGCGTAGTGACGTTCAGGAAGGCTTGGCTGCTATCATGTGGCTGGCAATCGGCATGCCGACCTTCAGTCCATATGTACCGTTCTACTGCAACGCCAATGACACGGATCCTAGCTATTCGAAAACGCCGAAAACCTTCGATCTCGACGCTGACTCCGCGTACTGGCTGCATCGCCTGCTCGATGTCCTGGTAGAGGCGCATTATACCCAATTCATTCAGGCTGATCGCGATTATCTGACAGCTCTCAATCGCGATTATCGCGAAATGCTTCAATCCTTTGACGAAGGCGCCAAAGAGCTTGGTGCCAAGGAATTAACGCAGTATCTAACCGAGGCCAACTATAAAATCGTTGCCCACACCAAGGCAGCGACTAAGGCTTTAATTAACGATTATGTCATGGAAAGTCTGAAGTTATCGAAGCTCACCTTTAACATGGATAAGAACCTTTAA
- a CDS encoding GRP family sugar transporter, with translation MVILLALIPMFAWGSIGLVSGKLGGNAYQQTLGMTFGALVFGVGTLLVMHPALDSKTWLLGIISGLFWALGQGQQFQSMKYMGVSMTMPISTGMQLIATTLAGALLFHEWHNGRDVTLGILALALLIIGATLTSRREQNDDVTSASGVSKGIRTLLISTAGYAGYTIIVNAGQLGALAVVMPQSLGMIIGALLMSIGHQPFAKATVKNILTGLLWGTGNVFMLLSMAKVGLAVSYSLSQMGIVISTFGSIYLLGERKTHKEMVWVSWGSALVILGGVVLGIMKAK, from the coding sequence ATGGTAATTTTACTTGCGCTGATCCCGATGTTTGCCTGGGGCTCCATTGGTTTGGTCAGTGGAAAACTTGGAGGCAATGCGTATCAGCAAACTTTGGGAATGACGTTTGGCGCGCTGGTTTTCGGCGTTGGAACCTTGCTCGTCATGCACCCGGCGCTAGATAGCAAAACCTGGCTGCTTGGTATTATTTCCGGGCTTTTTTGGGCGTTGGGCCAAGGCCAGCAGTTTCAATCAATGAAGTATATGGGTGTCTCGATGACCATGCCCATCTCCACCGGCATGCAACTCATTGCGACTACACTGGCCGGTGCCCTTTTGTTTCACGAATGGCATAATGGCAGGGATGTAACGCTTGGCATTTTGGCGTTGGCATTGCTGATTATTGGTGCCACGTTAACGTCACGACGCGAACAAAACGATGATGTCACTTCTGCGTCTGGCGTGTCCAAAGGCATCCGGACCTTGCTGATTTCCACAGCTGGGTATGCCGGATACACCATCATCGTCAATGCGGGGCAATTAGGGGCACTGGCGGTGGTCATGCCGCAGTCTCTGGGGATGATCATTGGTGCTTTATTGATGAGCATTGGCCATCAGCCTTTTGCTAAGGCAACTGTCAAAAATATTTTGACCGGGTTGCTTTGGGGCACCGGGAATGTGTTCATGCTCTTATCCATGGCGAAAGTCGGGTTGGCAGTTTCTTACTCGCTTTCACAAATGGGGATCGTGATTTCGACATTTGGCTCCATTTACTTACTCGGCGAACGTAAGACGCACAAGGAAATGGTCTGGGTCAGCTGGGGTTCGGCACTCGTCATTCTCGGCGGCGTTGTGCTGGGCATCATGAAAGCAAAGTAA
- a CDS encoding MDR family MFS transporter: protein MAHKIRLRWLLTGALLSSIGMSFIWPPTSIYLHNRLGISLTIIGIVLLLNSLGSVIGSIVGGRLYDQGDPYRLTLFGVGLTGLVLIGLTFWHGWPAYCIWLTLLGIGSGWNITMVNSLGTSLRSKDGRYVFTMLYFAQNVGVVIGTALVGFVYDISVTLLFLIAVILYSLFFTVVLTKFRPAAKIPQAQPKEVTATAEKPSLPAANKLMLTTFFFALLVFWLMYQQWSSNLSVYMTSLGIPLRNYSFLWTLNAALIVFIQLFLNWFNEHVNGIRIIYQILFGLVMVAISFLILITARTYSFFVIAMIALTTGEATASPAIPALVNDLTPRAIKGRYQGFVNSWGSVGRALGPLFGGLVIDWLSYRSLFIIAAIGVFTLVAILLFIWLKTRHDLARYQ from the coding sequence ATGGCGCACAAAATCAGGTTACGCTGGCTGCTTACAGGAGCACTGTTAAGTAGCATCGGGATGAGTTTCATCTGGCCACCAACCAGTATTTATCTACATAATCGTCTGGGGATCTCGTTAACGATCATCGGGATTGTCTTGTTACTGAACTCACTGGGTAGCGTCATCGGCAGCATTGTTGGCGGACGTCTATACGATCAAGGGGATCCATACCGGTTAACCCTGTTCGGCGTCGGTCTCACCGGACTTGTACTCATTGGCCTGACTTTTTGGCACGGGTGGCCTGCCTATTGCATTTGGCTAACCTTACTCGGTATCGGATCCGGTTGGAACATTACCATGGTCAACTCACTGGGAACCAGTTTACGTTCAAAAGACGGCCGCTACGTTTTTACCATGTTATATTTCGCCCAAAATGTCGGCGTTGTGATCGGAACGGCTTTGGTCGGATTTGTCTATGATATCAGCGTAACCTTACTGTTTTTAATCGCTGTCATTTTATATTCATTATTCTTCACAGTCGTGCTCACAAAGTTTCGGCCAGCTGCAAAAATACCCCAGGCCCAGCCAAAAGAAGTTACCGCAACAGCAGAGAAGCCATCTTTACCAGCCGCAAACAAATTGATGCTGACGACTTTCTTCTTTGCGCTATTGGTTTTTTGGTTGATGTACCAGCAATGGTCTTCAAACTTATCGGTTTACATGACAAGCCTCGGCATTCCACTGCGCAACTACAGCTTCTTATGGACGCTCAACGCTGCGCTAATTGTGTTCATTCAACTCTTTTTGAATTGGTTCAATGAACACGTGAATGGGATTCGCATTATCTACCAAATCCTGTTTGGCCTGGTGATGGTCGCCATATCCTTCCTCATCCTCATCACTGCGCGAACATATAGCTTCTTCGTCATCGCCATGATCGCGCTAACCACCGGTGAAGCCACCGCCTCCCCTGCGATTCCCGCCTTGGTCAATGATCTGACGCCGCGCGCTATCAAAGGCCGTTATCAAGGCTTCGTAAACTCCTGGGGATCCGTTGGCCGTGCACTCGGACCGCTTTTTGGTGGCCTTGTCATCGACTGGCTCAGCTACCGCAGTCTCTTCATCATCGCAGCCATCGGCGTCTTCACTCTAGTCGCTATTCTCCTCTTCATCTGGCTAAAAACTCGCCACGACTTGGCTCGCTATCAGTAA
- a CDS encoding TIGR02391 family protein codes for MKKITEATIEQIAKVLGRELTGSEITSMLENLSLYDFDNDRRVSNPNLTNTTKWRRINESIIAKIHDVYGNHAPLWNVIQYVANPARYIKQPGQWRNLRQSINEILIFNSYELGDDGLINQVSAANTMTEALERTQSLSNRLTPLKLDRRVMMFCREELLREDYFHAIFEASKGLMSRIQSLSGLQLDGTPLIEKSFSLRAPILFLRNNRLQTADERDMYFAISALLKTIVYMYRNPQAHHPKLYDEKNIDDAVSAFVMISKAHRILDNVMDVRGWDE; via the coding sequence TTGAAAAAAATTACAGAAGCAACAATCGAACAAATAGCTAAAGTACTTGGAAGGGAATTAACAGGTTCTGAAATAACATCAATGCTCGAAAATCTTTCTCTCTACGATTTTGACAATGATCGCCGAGTATCAAACCCAAATTTAACGAATACCACAAAATGGCGTCGCATCAATGAATCAATTATCGCAAAAATCCATGATGTATATGGCAATCACGCTCCGCTTTGGAATGTTATCCAATACGTCGCCAACCCCGCTCGATACATAAAGCAACCAGGTCAGTGGCGAAATCTCCGCCAGTCAATTAACGAAATACTAATCTTTAATAGTTATGAGTTAGGTGATGATGGTCTTATAAACCAAGTCAGTGCAGCAAACACTATGACCGAAGCGCTAGAACGGACTCAATCATTATCAAATAGATTGACCCCATTAAAGCTTGACAGAAGAGTGATGATGTTCTGCCGTGAAGAACTTTTAAGAGAGGATTATTTCCACGCAATCTTTGAAGCAAGCAAAGGATTAATGTCCCGAATTCAATCTCTTTCTGGTCTTCAGCTAGATGGCACCCCCCTCATCGAAAAATCGTTTTCTCTCCGAGCCCCAATTCTTTTTCTTCGTAACAATCGGCTTCAAACCGCTGATGAACGGGACATGTACTTTGCAATTTCAGCCTTATTGAAAACAATCGTGTACATGTATAGAAATCCTCAAGCGCACCATCCGAAACTCTATGATGAAAAGAATATCGATGATGCCGTTTCTGCCTTTGTCATGATCTCTAAAGCTCACCGCATCTTAGACAATGTAATGGACGTTCGAGGGTGGGACGAGTAA
- a CDS encoding DNA/RNA non-specific endonuclease, whose amino-acid sequence MKRKIMKYLTSLVVLGVLLVGCSSESSSKSAKTVVDPVASQTKLNKKTASAISSLDDAITDKHEQVSKLKTALNKQEPEAKASEAPSSSPDTRNLANLDYTGQQEITVNNNDPAFNKSDLSTAKDAWATYSDLDSQNRVTDANALLNKSLMPSAKREPLTWNPTGWHNKKTAHGWLYNRSHLIGYQLTGENNNPKNLMTGTQTLNSPLMLAHEMDIAYYLKQNSQHYVRYEVKPIFRGNELVARGVQMRAQSVGDDTVRFNVYIFNVEPGYTINYADGTSTKN is encoded by the coding sequence ATGAAAAGAAAGATAATGAAATACCTCACCTCCTTAGTTGTTCTGGGTGTCCTGTTAGTCGGCTGCAGTTCTGAAAGCAGCTCAAAATCAGCCAAAACAGTGGTCGATCCGGTGGCCAGCCAGACCAAGCTTAACAAGAAAACCGCGTCAGCTATCAGCAGCCTTGACGATGCGATCACTGACAAACATGAACAGGTCAGCAAGCTCAAAACAGCCCTAAATAAGCAGGAACCAGAAGCAAAAGCATCGGAGGCCCCGAGTAGTTCTCCGGATACCAGAAACTTAGCTAACCTTGACTACACCGGCCAACAAGAAATAACCGTCAACAACAATGACCCCGCTTTTAACAAAAGTGACCTTTCCACAGCAAAGGATGCCTGGGCAACTTACAGCGATTTAGACAGCCAAAATCGCGTCACCGATGCGAATGCACTTTTGAATAAATCGCTGATGCCCTCAGCCAAACGGGAACCCCTCACCTGGAATCCAACCGGCTGGCACAACAAAAAGACAGCACACGGATGGCTCTATAATCGTAGCCATCTGATCGGTTACCAGCTGACTGGCGAAAATAACAATCCTAAGAACCTGATGACGGGAACCCAAACACTTAACAGTCCACTCATGTTAGCCCATGAGATGGATATCGCCTACTACCTTAAACAAAACAGCCAGCATTACGTACGTTATGAAGTCAAGCCAATCTTCCGCGGCAATGAGCTCGTTGCCCGTGGCGTCCAAATGCGGGCGCAAAGCGTTGGCGATGACACAGTTCGATTCAACGTTTATATCTTCAATGTTGAGCCGGGTTACACCATCAATTACGCAGATGGTACCAGTACCAAAAATTAA
- a CDS encoding VanZ family protein — MLFLGPFYNWINSTSLSRVNHFPLVRLVVYSLDKTILYLLIFAALRCFWLLTTHRRTSFGHELKLGLFVGYLILLFALTVFRDVYYPWQLTFNWDRPLSVINLQPLVETLKLRQAASHFDLWYQSLGNIAWFMPLGFGVPWISTHRRRLGSAIGIGLVTSLSIETLQFLLISGVADIDDVIFNLIGAILGYVFYHMWHLHR, encoded by the coding sequence ATGCTTTTTCTGGGGCCATTTTACAATTGGATTAACAGCACATCATTAAGCCGCGTCAACCATTTTCCTTTGGTGCGGCTGGTGGTTTATAGTTTGGACAAAACGATCCTTTACCTATTAATATTTGCGGCATTACGGTGCTTCTGGCTGCTAACGACTCACCGGCGCACATCATTTGGCCATGAGCTTAAACTGGGCCTGTTTGTGGGCTATCTAATCTTACTGTTTGCGTTGACAGTTTTCCGTGATGTTTATTACCCATGGCAGTTGACGTTTAATTGGGATCGACCGCTTTCAGTGATTAACTTACAGCCACTTGTTGAAACATTGAAGTTGCGGCAAGCGGCGAGTCATTTTGATCTATGGTACCAATCACTGGGGAACATTGCCTGGTTTATGCCATTAGGGTTTGGCGTGCCTTGGATCAGTACACATCGGCGACGACTGGGTTCTGCCATCGGAATCGGATTGGTGACATCCCTGAGCATTGAAACGCTGCAATTCTTGCTGATCAGCGGGGTGGCCGATATTGACGACGTGATTTTTAATTTGATTGGCGCCATCCTGGGTTACGTTTTTTACCACATGTGGCATCTACATCGCTAA